The following coding sequences lie in one Oceanibaculum indicum P24 genomic window:
- a CDS encoding DUF3035 domain-containing protein, with protein MKTVRITDRSGSRGWLASARAAGVLLVAAGLLAGCSEARQAMGLGKRAPDEFTVVKRAPLSLPPQYTLRPPEPGAPRPQEPSPTEQARQQVLGGGTAG; from the coding sequence ATGAAGACGGTGCGCATTACGGATCGGTCAGGCAGCCGGGGCTGGCTTGCCTCGGCGCGCGCGGCGGGCGTTCTTCTTGTCGCCGCCGGGTTGCTCGCCGGCTGCAGCGAGGCCAGGCAGGCGATGGGTCTCGGCAAGCGCGCGCCGGACGAGTTCACCGTGGTGAAGCGTGCGCCGCTCAGCCTGCCGCCGCAATATACGCTGCGCCCGCCGGAGCCGGGCGCGCCGCGCCCGCAGGAACCGTCGCCGACCGAGCAGGCGCGCCAGCAGGTGCTGGGCGGCGGCACTGCCGGC
- the lspA gene encoding signal peptidase II, producing the protein MTRAGGSLARLGLIIALLIFVADLATKEWMLSLIFDPPRRIVLTGFFNLTPVWNRGVSFGLFAGHQEWVPWILSAVAVVIAAGLFVWLRRARHPLLAVALGAVIGGALGNVIDRLRFGAVVDFLDFHISGYHWPAFNIADAAISLGVVMILYHELFLASGQASGEKE; encoded by the coding sequence GTGACGCGAGCCGGCGGTTCTCTTGCGCGGCTGGGATTGATCATCGCCCTGCTGATATTCGTCGCCGACCTGGCGACGAAGGAATGGATGCTGTCGCTGATCTTCGACCCGCCGCGGCGGATCGTGCTGACCGGCTTCTTCAACCTGACGCCGGTGTGGAACCGGGGGGTCAGCTTCGGCCTGTTCGCCGGTCATCAGGAGTGGGTGCCCTGGATACTGTCGGCGGTGGCGGTGGTGATTGCCGCCGGGCTGTTCGTCTGGCTGCGCCGGGCCCGGCATCCGCTGCTGGCGGTGGCGCTGGGGGCGGTGATCGGCGGCGCGCTGGGCAATGTGATCGACCGGCTGCGGTTTGGCGCTGTCGTGGATTTTCTCGATTTTCACATTTCGGGTTATCATTGGCCGGCTTTCAATATCGCCGATGCGGCGATCAGCCTTGGGGTCGTCATGATCCTGTATCATGAGCTGTTCCTGGCATCGGGCCAGGCTTCGGGAGAGAAGGAATGA